In one Corallococcus sp. EGB genomic region, the following are encoded:
- the rplC gene encoding 50S ribosomal protein L3 codes for MKGLIGKKIGMTQVFNDEGNLVPVTVIDVNTCLVVGKRTPEKDEYSAVTVGFGEVREKVLNKPQLGFFKKASASPRRHLREFRVTAEEAAGFNVGDAIKADMFNKGELVDVTGVTKGRGFSGVMRRWSFKGSQTKTHGTHEYQRHPGAIGQRKTPGRTYPNKKMPGHYGVERVTTQNLTVVDVDVEKGLVLVKGAVPGHNDGIVIVRPSIKVAMRAQHKAAR; via the coding sequence GTGAAGGGTCTGATTGGCAAGAAGATCGGCATGACCCAGGTGTTCAACGACGAGGGCAACCTCGTTCCGGTGACGGTCATCGACGTCAACACCTGTCTGGTGGTCGGCAAGCGCACCCCGGAGAAGGATGAGTACTCCGCGGTGACCGTGGGCTTCGGCGAGGTTCGCGAGAAGGTCCTGAACAAGCCGCAGCTCGGCTTCTTCAAGAAGGCCAGCGCGTCCCCCCGCCGCCACCTGCGTGAGTTCCGCGTCACGGCCGAGGAGGCCGCCGGCTTCAACGTGGGCGACGCCATCAAGGCGGACATGTTCAACAAGGGCGAGCTGGTGGACGTCACCGGCGTGACCAAGGGCCGCGGCTTCTCCGGCGTCATGCGCCGCTGGAGCTTCAAGGGCTCGCAGACCAAGACGCACGGTACGCACGAGTATCAGCGTCACCCGGGCGCCATCGGTCAGCGTAAGACGCCGGGCCGCACCTACCCCAACAAGAAGATGCCGGGTCACTACGGCGTCGAGCGCGTCACCACGCAGAACCTGACCGTGGTGGACGTGGACGTGGAGAAGGGCCTGGTGCTCGTGAAGGGCGCGGTCCCCGGCCACAACGACGGCATCGTCATCGTGCGCCCCTCCATCAAGGTGGCCATGCGCGCGCAGCACAAGGCCGCGCGCTAG
- a CDS encoding outer membrane beta-barrel domain-containing protein produces MNARTLRVFAALSLSLTALGAAAQEDGVLDTAVVRNRLYKPAGHPELSLSVGLPVQTHLTAHYFFDVGLAYNLFDTFALEARAGYAASRNTGLARSISESFLDREDKRVTDELEDMWRMGLHGVVGARWAPIYGKISLVADIPVHFQTYLWAGGGLTNLKRQSVIQCTRVVDRAAGVCDNRTSVDDRGSATENFWVKESRVAPVVSAALGFRFFINEQHGVRLELRDWIFRDSYRVNLLRDDWEAGRPTGEPASSPGLTHLVQFDLGYTFSF; encoded by the coding sequence ATGAACGCACGCACGCTTCGCGTCTTCGCCGCGCTGAGCCTCTCGCTGACGGCGCTCGGCGCCGCCGCACAGGAAGACGGCGTCCTGGACACGGCGGTCGTCCGCAACCGGCTCTACAAGCCCGCGGGCCATCCGGAGCTGTCCCTGTCCGTGGGTCTGCCCGTGCAGACGCACCTGACGGCGCACTACTTCTTCGACGTCGGCCTGGCCTACAACCTGTTCGACACCTTCGCGCTGGAAGCACGCGCGGGCTACGCCGCCAGCCGCAACACGGGCCTGGCGCGCTCCATCTCCGAGTCCTTCCTGGACCGCGAGGACAAGCGCGTCACGGACGAGCTGGAGGACATGTGGCGGATGGGCCTGCACGGCGTCGTCGGCGCCAGGTGGGCGCCCATCTACGGGAAGATCAGCCTCGTCGCGGACATCCCGGTGCACTTCCAGACGTACCTCTGGGCGGGCGGCGGCCTCACCAACCTGAAGCGCCAGTCCGTCATCCAGTGCACCCGCGTGGTGGACCGGGCCGCGGGCGTCTGTGACAACCGCACGTCCGTGGATGACCGGGGCAGCGCCACGGAGAACTTCTGGGTGAAGGAGTCGCGCGTGGCGCCGGTGGTGTCCGCCGCGCTGGGCTTCCGCTTCTTCATCAACGAGCAGCACGGCGTGCGGCTGGAGCTGCGCGACTGGATCTTCAGGGACAGCTACCGCGTGAACCTGCTGCGCGACGACTGGGAGGCTGGCCGGCCCACCGGTGAGCCCGCCAGCAGCCCGGGCCTCACGCACCTGGTGCAGTTCGACCTCGGCTACACCTTCTCCTTCTGA